The following coding sequences lie in one Glycine max cultivar Williams 82 chromosome 19, Glycine_max_v4.0, whole genome shotgun sequence genomic window:
- the LOC102666809 gene encoding uncharacterized protein — protein sequence MSVEIAQSILWRKKASDVWKELREHFSHADLFRISEIQEEIFSQRQGDNSISKFYIALKTLWDELDVLNPLPVCTCNSKCSCGAIKKIEKEINKNQVVRFLRGLNDQYSGVRSQLMLLDNLPNVNRVFAQQERQFDTKNASVPKALLVASDDTSDSKRNQGSDNGWNNRYTSQKCSWCGKMGHKIDICYRKHGFPAGFKFNNSKNTAPRSANMVMVEKNETNCPDDSSRKDT from the coding sequence ATGAGCGTGGAGATTGCGCAGTCCATTCTTTGGCGTAAGAAAGCTTCAGACGTGTGGAAGGAGCTTCGTGAGCACTTTTCCCATGCTGATTTGTTTAGAATCTCAGAAATTCAAGAGGAAATCTTTAGCCAGAGGCAAGGTGATAACTCGATCTCAAAGTTTTACATTGCACTGAAAACCCTATGGGATGAATTAGATGTTTTGAATCCCCTTCCTGTTTGTACATGCAATTCTAAGTGTTCATGTGGTGCAATCAAGAAAATTGAAAAGGAGATAAACAAGAATCAAGTGGTTAGATTCTTGCGAGGGTTGAATGATCAATATTCAGGTGTTAGATCACAACTAATGCTCTTAGATAATCTTCCTAATGTGAACCGAGTTTTTGCTCAACAAGAACGACAGTTTGACACTAAGAATGCTTCCGTGCCAAAGGCTCTTCTTGTGGCTAGTGATGATACATCAGACTCCAAGAGAAATCAAGGGAGTGATAATGGTTGGAATAACAGATACACTTCCCAGAAATGTTCCTGGTGTGGAAAAATGGGTCACAAAATTGACATTTGTTATAGGAAACACGGTTTCCCTGCTGGTTTTAAGTTCAACAATTCTAAAAACACTGCTCCAAGATCTGCAAATATGGTGATGGTTGAGAAAAATGAGACCAACTGTCCAGATGATTCATCAAGAAAGGATACATAA